Proteins from one Acidobacteriota bacterium genomic window:
- the egtD gene encoding L-histidine N(alpha)-methyltransferase: MPPVTSSDATPSSDAAGFPSEGTGSSYRKISSRFDLHLLGHDGAEESLGEEVRRGLTEEPKNLSPKYLYDALGSILFDAISMLPEYYLTRTEAELLQLHGEAIAELLPSPLRLVELGSGTSTKTKRILDVLLQRQGELHYLPIDVSASIIERSSHELLNAFPGLSITAFAADYTRALRFLAGEGEPAPEGQRTAVIFLGSSIGNLTDEAAVALLHRIRAILHPGDAFLLGADLKKDRAILQAAYDDALGVTAAFNRNLLVRINRELGGEFNVPRFAHRAIYNDQRSRMEMHLESLEAQQVHIRDLDLTVSFAAGETIHTESSHKYDRDQLTALATATGFRLAHSWHDPQHRFSENLLLAV, encoded by the coding sequence ATGCCCCCTGTGACCTCTTCCGACGCCACCCCGTCGTCCGATGCCGCTGGCTTTCCCTCCGAGGGCACCGGCTCCAGCTATCGCAAGATCTCCTCGCGCTTCGACCTCCACCTGCTGGGGCACGACGGCGCCGAGGAGAGCTTGGGGGAAGAAGTGCGCCGCGGGCTCACCGAGGAGCCCAAGAATCTCTCGCCCAAATATCTCTACGACGCCCTCGGGTCGATCCTCTTCGACGCCATCTCCATGCTGCCGGAGTACTACCTCACCCGCACCGAGGCGGAGCTGCTACAACTCCATGGCGAGGCCATCGCCGAGCTCCTGCCGTCCCCCCTGCGGTTGGTCGAGCTGGGCAGCGGTACCTCCACCAAGACCAAGCGCATCCTCGACGTCCTGCTGCAGCGTCAGGGAGAGCTTCACTACCTGCCCATCGACGTCTCCGCGTCGATCATCGAGCGCTCCTCCCACGAGCTCCTCAATGCCTTCCCGGGCCTCTCCATCACCGCCTTCGCCGCCGACTACACTCGCGCCCTGCGCTTCCTCGCCGGGGAAGGGGAGCCCGCCCCCGAGGGCCAGCGCACCGCCGTCATCTTCCTCGGCTCGAGCATCGGCAACCTCACCGACGAGGCCGCCGTCGCCCTCCTGCACCGCATCCGCGCCATCCTCCACCCCGGCGACGCCTTCCTGCTGGGCGCCGACCTGAAAAAGGACCGCGCCATCCTCCAGGCCGCCTACGACGACGCCCTGGGCGTCACCGCCGCCTTCAACCGCAACCTCCTGGTGCGCATCAACCGCGAGTTGGGGGGTGAGTTCAACGTCCCCCGCTTTGCCCACCGCGCCATCTACAACGACCAGCGCAGCCGTATGGAGATGCATTTGGAGAGCCTCGAGGCTCAGCAGGTCCACATTCGCGACCTCGACCTCACCGTCTCCTTCGCCGCTGGCGAGACCATCCACACCGAGAGCTCGCACAAATACGACCGCGACCAACTCACCGCCCTGGCCACCGCCACCGGCTTCCGCTTGGCCCACAGCTGGCACGACCCCCAACACCGCTTCTCCGAGAACCTCCTCCTAGCCGTCTAA